A section of the Chitinispirillales bacterium genome encodes:
- a CDS encoding septal ring lytic transglycosylase RlpA family protein — protein sequence MQKFLFLITILIFIFGCASPRYDYLNNADGKKTAAPKTNENGAGNKISVSNNDMRGEASWYGPGYHGKTTANGEKFNQNAMTAAHKTLPFNTRVKVTDLDTKKSVIVRINDRGPYAKGRIIDLSQKAAEKLGMKGKGHAQVKLEIVR from the coding sequence TTGCAAAAATTCTTATTTTTAATTACAATTTTAATTTTTATTTTTGGCTGCGCTTCGCCAAGATATGATTATTTAAATAACGCAGACGGTAAAAAGACTGCGGCGCCTAAAACAAACGAGAACGGTGCGGGAAATAAGATTTCCGTATCAAACAACGATATGCGCGGCGAGGCGTCGTGGTATGGTCCGGGGTATCATGGAAAAACTACCGCAAACGGTGAAAAATTTAACCAAAACGCTATGACGGCCGCTCATAAAACGCTTCCTTTTAATACTCGTGTGAAAGTTACGGATTTGGATACGAAAAAATCGGTGATTGTGCGGATTAACGATAGAGGTCCCTATGCGAAAGGGCGAATTATCGATTTATCCCAAAAAGCCGCCGAAAAACTCGGAATGAAAGGGAAAGGACACGCTCAAGTAAAATTGGAAATAGTACGATGA